The Chlorocebus sabaeus isolate Y175 chromosome 18, mChlSab1.0.hap1, whole genome shotgun sequence genome window below encodes:
- the TUBB6 gene encoding tubulin beta-6 chain isoform X2 gives MREIVHIQAGQCGNQIGTKFWEVISDEHGIDPAGGYVGDSALQLERISVYYNESSSQKYVPRAALVDLEPGTMDSVRSGPFGQLFRPDNFIFAHLHRGTEEKQE, from the exons ATGAGGGAGATCGTGCACATCCAGGCGGGCCAGTGCGGGAACCAGATCGGCACCAAG TTCTGGGAAGTGATCAGCGATGAGCACGGCATCGACCCGGCCGGGGGCTACGTGGGAGACTCGGCGCTGCAGCTGGAGAGAATCAGCGTCTACTACAATGAGTCATCGT CTCAGAAATATGTGCCCAGGGCCGCCCTGGTGGACTTAGAGCCAGGCACCATGGACAGCGTGCGGTCCGGGCCTTTCGGGCAGCTTTTCCGGCCTGACAACTTCATCTTTG CCCATCTGCACAGGGGAACTGAGGAGAAACAGGAATGA
- the TUBB6 gene encoding tubulin beta-6 chain isoform X1, producing the protein MREIVHIQAGQCGNQIGTKFWEVISDEHGIDPAGGYVGDSALQLERISVYYNESSSQKYVPRAALVDLEPGTMDSVRSGPFGQLFRPDNFIFGQTGAGNNWAKGHYTEGAELVDAVLDVVRKECEHCDCLQGFQLTHSLGGGTGSGMGTLLISKIREEFPDRIMNTFSVMPSPKVSDTVVEPYNATLSVHQLVENTDETYCIDNEALYDICFRTLKLTTPTYGDLNHLVSATMSGVTTSLRFPGQLNADLRKLAVNMVPFPRLHFFMPGFAPLTSRGSQQYRALTVPELTQQMFDARNMMAACDPRHGRYLTVATVFRGPMSMKEVDEQMLAIQSKNSSYFVEWIPNNVKVAVCDIPPRGLKMASTFIGNSTAIQELFKRISEQFSAMFRRKAFLHWFTGEGMDEMEFTEAESNMNDLVSEYQQYQDATANDGEEAFEDEEEEIDG; encoded by the exons ATGAGGGAGATCGTGCACATCCAGGCGGGCCAGTGCGGGAACCAGATCGGCACCAAG TTCTGGGAAGTGATCAGCGATGAGCACGGCATCGACCCGGCCGGGGGCTACGTGGGAGACTCGGCGCTGCAGCTGGAGAGAATCAGCGTCTACTACAATGAGTCATCGT CTCAGAAATATGTGCCCAGGGCCGCCCTGGTGGACTTAGAGCCAGGCACCATGGACAGCGTGCGGTCCGGGCCTTTCGGGCAGCTTTTCCGGCCTGACAACTTCATCTTTG GCCAGACGGGCGCAGGGAACAACTGGGCGAAGGGGCACTACACGGAGGGCGCGGAGCTGGTGGACGCGGTGCTGGACGTGGTGCGGAAGGAGTGCGAGCACTGTGACTGCCTGCAGGGCTTCCAGCTCACGCACTCGCTGGGCGGCGGCACGGGCTCGGGCATGGGCACGCTGCTGATCAGCAAGATCCGCGAGGAGTTCCCGGACCGCATCATGAACACCTTCAGCGTCATGCCCTCGCCCAAGGTGTCGGACACGGTGGTGGAGCCCTACAACGCCACGCTGTCCGTGCACCAGCTGGTGGAGAACACGGACGAGACCTACTGCATCGACAACGAGGCGCTCTACGACATCTGCTTCCGCACCCTCAAGCTGACCACCCCCACCTACGGGGACCTCAACCACCTGGTGTCGGCCACCATGAGCGGGGTCACCACCTCGCTGCGCTTCCCGGGCCAGCTGAACGCCGACCTGCGCAAGCTGGCGGTGAACATGGTGCCCTTCCCGCGCCTGCACTTCTTCATGCCCGGCTTCGCGCCGCTCACCAGCCGCGGCAGCCAGCAGTACCGGGCCCTGACGGTGCCCGAGCTCACCCAGCAGATGTTCGACGCCAGGAACATGATGGCCGCCTGCGACCCGCGCCACGGCCGCTACCTGACCGTGGCCACCGTGTTCCGCGGGCCCATGTCCATGAAGGAGGTGGACGAGCAGATGCTGGCCATCCAGAGCAAGAACAGCAGCTACTTCGTGGAGTGGATCCCCAACAACGTGAAGGTGGCCGTGTGCGACATCCCGCCCCGCGGCCTGAAGATGGCCTCCACCTTCATCGGCAACAGCACGGCCATCCAGGAGCTGTTCAAGCGCATCTCCGAGCAGTTCTCAGCCATGTTCCGGCGCAAGGCCTTCCTGCACTGGTTCACGGGCGAGGGCATGGATGAGATGGAGTTCACCGAGGCCGAGAGCAACATGAACGACCTGGTATCCGAGTACCAGCAGTACCAGGACGCCACCGCCAATGACGGGGAGGAAGCTTttgaggatgaagaggaggagataGACGGATAG